The genomic DNA TACTGTTTCACTAATGCTTGTGTTGAACAGAAATTGATTATTTTCATATTTCAACTGTACATTTTATTGTCAGCTTCTGATATAGGTGATTCCGTGGTCTATAACAAAACTAAAAACATTAAAGTATATATAAACATTAGCAGGCAACAAGACATTACAATGCAAACTATTTtaaatgcttttaaaaatacagtCATATACGTAAAAGCATtccagtaaaaaaaataaacctaCAATACCCACACGTGTGTAGCTATTAGAAAAGTTAAATGCTAAGAGTAATAGTGTGAAAATGTAGGATTTACACCGAGTGGCTGCGATATCCACGCGAGGCTTCGGCGTATTCGAGACGAGAACGAGAAcgagaaagaggagaagaaagcGGCTCATAATTAGTGCTGAATTGCCTTGTCAGAACGTGACCCAAGGGGTCTACCACACAAGGTGAAAAACATCCGACAGAACACTAAATCTGTCCAGGTGAGAGCCCAGAGACAAGTCAGGAGAGTTCACATAAGCTCCCTGCTACACGGGCCAGCGACAAGACACCCAAGCCCCGTGTTAAAACTCCATTATAGGGTGAAGGGTGGTGCTAATTTCTTTACATGCCAAGATGCTCTCTGTGGTGACCACCCTAAACTGTTAATGGGTTTCTACCACTAACAAAACCATTGTCAGCACTTTAGCCTAATCAAATACTGCAAACTGAGTATTTTGCATGATTTATTGAGTGCACTAGGAAGTATGACGCCTAACGTCGGGTTAGCTGGTGTAACATGTTTGCTGTTCGTTTATTTTCCTCTCGTCTAATGTGGGATGCCCGCGTTAATGCACTTTAAAGTGCTGAGTTGTTGTTTTCACGTTTTAAGAGCAACCTTAAATAGATTACAAATGTATTTTCTTGCTATATACCAATTAGAGCTCATTCGTGAGAGGACAATGATGGTCGCTCGCTTCTGATGAGACCTTCAAATCAAGGCCCAAAGCTTGTTTACATAACCCTCTTACGAAGCAAAAATAATATCCACCCACTGTCAAACTTCTAGCAAACAACATCTCTAAAAAGTCATATTTAGTGTCAACAGCATGAGTTGAAAatacatttaatacatttaaatgtatgTGATGCAATAGATTTATGGCAATTGAGCAAGTGAAAGCGTACACCTCGGAAGAGTAACGAACATCTCAGAAAGAGAAAAAGGGGAAAAATAGAGTGAACGTGATGAAGTCtgaagaaaaaaagagacaTATATTGCCAGACCATAACCAGACCATTTTACAGCTTCAGCGTAATTTTCTCATAATAAGAAAAATGGTCCAATTTTCTGCATTTGGGTTATTAGAATATAGTGAACGATTCAAAATGGCAGTCACATCATGCACACTCTCACTGGAACCAGAGAGTCAATCTACCAtaaaaggacaaaattggaactCTGGATATTGCTGGATATTGTTCTGTGAATGATATCCCTCTAATATGTTCTTCTGCTACAGAGAACAGAGACCTTTACGGACTGATAGGACCACCTCTCTACCCAAATCCCAGCCTTAATCATTACAGGCTTAACATCAAACCACAGTCTAAGATAAGCATGAAAGACAATGAATGTGTAAAAGTCAGTCACTAAGGGAAAATCATCCATCCTCTATTAGAGTCTAAAGGTAACCAGATGTTGCAGAGGAGAGTAACAAAGGTTGATTGCCTTATCTGCTGCAAGAATCTAAAGAACCACTTTTATAGTttgcaataaataaatgaataaataaataataaaagaagACCTGTAGCAGCTAGGGATTGTTATTCCGATGAGACCAGTGGTCTTCGAACGCTTCCGTGCGCACCTCTTTATAAGCGTTCCATTCATTTTGCTGACTCGAGGACTTTTTCCCCTACAGAATTCTCTAAATGTATCACTTTTCTGTGCAACTTAAATATACATTTGTGGACTTCTGGATTCATGCCTCCCGAATTGTCCCTTAAGATTTAAACGGCTTTAAATGCAATTCACAGAAACATTCTGGTATAGCAGAGACAATAACTTTCAGCAAACGTGTGCTTGTAGCACCTCAGAGTCATAACTGCTTAACTGCAAGAATACTGGTTCAAATCCCTGCACAGTGAACTAAATAAGCAACACACCAGAGACAAAATTTTCTCTCTATCCTATGTATACTCTTACTGCATACGCAAATGCGGCACTATATTCTGAGTTAAGATAGCAAAAAGTTCCCTTTCAAGGACAAGCTAAAGAATCCTGAAATCTGACTGGTACATTGTCTTGAAGAGACTATATTAAGGGTGCATATGTGTATTCTTTAGATGATTTAATAATTCAACTGGTAGAAACTAGATTACTCCTTTGAATTCACCAACGTCACTTGATCAACTGCAGTAACAGAATTAGGTCCAGAAGGGTTCCAACGACACTTAGCAACGACAGATGTGGGAATTCAGAATTTGCATAATGTTCCCTGGTGCCGTTTCTGTCATCTAAAAGGGACGGGAGGGTTATGTCAAAGCCATCACTCTTCACATCCTTTCGCTTGGCTGTGGTGAGCACCAGATGAAGTCAGCACACTTTGACATTTCAAGCAGGCTCTTGGGcgagtaaacaaacaaacaatggaATTGTCTAGAATTCTCAAAAGACAAAGAAATACCGACAGAAGGGCCCGGGAATGCTGGGAGAAGAGAAATAAATGAGGAAGAGAGAATACAACTTTactttcaacatttctctcgtATAATTTAATATAAGTGAATATTTCTAAATTACCCTAAAGTACCATATTCTCAGTACTAGCACATAAAGGTTTACACAGAATCTTCATTTGATACTTTTATTTAGGCTTTCCATATGAATGACATCTCAACAAATAAACACCCATACAGCCATATGGATTAAAATACTACAGGCCAGACGCATGTAAAGTTTTAATATGTATTCTGTTATACCCTGAACAAAGATGTATCAGACTTTGAAAAGGTCTGACGGAGCCGTGGTCCTGGGGGACCCGTATACCACTCGGTTACAAAGCAATCCCTCCGATTTACAGCCATCTATTCATCTCCCGAGCCGATCGGATCAATACCAGAAAAAAAGAGTGAAAGCCAAGGAAACAAAATTGCCAAAGAAAACGAACAATTTCATGGACAATTGATTATTCACTGATTGGTTGGTATAAGACAGCACTGTCCTTGCAATGCATTTACAACTATATCAACTGTACTGTACATATAAGACGAACAAGTAGAAACTTTATCATGTTTTAAATGCAATTTTCTTAAGACTCATATAAGCATATAGTACAACCTGATAAAGGTAACTAGGCTGGAGGAAGTGTGGGGTAATCAGGGGCTTTATTATTGCATTTAGTAATTTTACTCCATAGAAAATCTTCCATTCGTTTCAAACTGCCCTTGAAAATGACCTTACCTAGAATATGTCACAATAGGTCTATTAGTGCAATACAGTACGTGTCATACTAAAGTTCAATTTAGTAATCTTTCCCATACCCTCCAGTTTTGCATCATTAAAATGAATCCCCTCCCATgaaatattgcaatattgcacAGCTTAAGGTTAGAAACATTATGTGCTTTGATGTCTAATGATCCATAAAGTGCGCGTAATATCACCCTGCCCAGCAAAATGCATTAACATTTGAAAGCAGGGGAAGGTTTAAATAAGAAGAAATTACTCTTATTAAAACACATTGTCACCTTGCTGATTACATGATTCCTTTGTTAATGGCACAGTCATTTGAAGTGAGAATTAAAGAATTATTTCCTAACCACTTTGAGCTTGTGAGAGACCATCACGTGCATAACATAATTATGACTGTCATTTTTTTCCAAACAGCATATCAAAAAATAGGTCTTGATTGCACCAAGAAGGAGCAACAGATTAAGGTGACAGATGTGAGCACATCTGACCACTAATCCTCAAGAATCAGGGGTGGAAATAGAAAAATGAAGAGCAGTACTACAGCTGGAAGTGTAGTTCAGCCTCCTTCACGTAGAGTACATCACTGAGTACTAATATACTACCTGATATGGTCACTCTTCCATTTGACCTTATTAAGGTGTGTTTGATCACAACATTGTTATCACTCCACGCAGCTGTGTTTCCTCCTAAATAACACCACTGGGAATACATTTCGGCTCCAGCAATATGTTTTAAAGCAGTGGACTGATGAAGCACTAATATGTGCCCTAACCAGCCCAGCAGGAGATAAAGCATTCTGGGAAAAGTAGGCTGCATCCAATCAGGTTTTCTGACGATGGTTCGAGCAATAGGCCCTTAGTCTTGCCTACCGAAACCATTCGTTCTCATCACTCATATTCAGACAGTAGAGCTCTCCAGTCTGTTGAATGATTGATGCCCGCTTTCCCATCTCGCTGTGCTGGCCAATAAAATCCGACCTCCCAACACAATTTGTCCTGGGGAATGTGCCACGGCGCTTGTGTGGGCACACTGGAGCTGCTGTGAACAGGTGTGCATTTCACACACTATTTCATCCCCGTGTTTTCTAGCGCGCTCTGTGGTCATCATTAATAAAAAAACTGTCTCCGCGGATCCTTGGCACCCCCCTCGGCCGGCCAGGCCCCACCACGGTGCCGGCGGCATCAGGCAGGAGACGGGCAGACGGCACCAGGTGAAGAGGCCGTGGTCCAGGAGGGATTTGTGGTGCAATGCAGGCTACTGCATCAGCCACGCCCTGTAAGTCATGTCAAGGAAGGGTTAGTCACTCGTCACTTGCACAGAGATATGCACTCTGTCACGCTTTGACACAAGGTGGTCCTCAGTATCAAAACCAGGGTGTCAGAAGCACAGTTATAAACCTCTACTTAGAGAAGTCAGCTACAGGGTATTTCTCTTCGGAATTGCCCTTCGCCCCTGACCTTTCAACTTTGACCTGTAGCATGTGACTCACGCAGTGTTCATTTCTCGGATTACTGCGAAGGGTCCGGCATACTAATGCTGCCGGATCAAACCATACATTCTCAgacaaacagaaacaaaagcTATTATAACCCACTTAATACTCCCCCTGTAACATGgactcactcaaacacacctaatcCCTTCCTTGCCTCATGCCACCCTGAGATTTCAGTTCAATTTCATCCTCCCCATCCACAAAACCAGGTCAGCCAAGGGGCTCGGTCCCCCGGTCCCTCACGGCTCCATGCAATAGGTGTAATTATGATGGATAGGGCAATTTCTGctggttcttttttttttgccaagaGGGTCATACCCATCGTGCTTCTTCACAGCAGTAATGACTTTCTAATGGACTTTTTAACTCACAAAAGCGAGACAACAGCATAGCGCCCGAGAATGGACCTGTGGGGCCTCTATTATAGCAGGTAATAGCACCCTGGGACACTGCTTCCTCTTCAAGCTGCCAGTCCCTGTTGCGATTCCTATGCCTAGTatgttcatttatttgtttatgacAATACAACCTGTTGGCCGCACaagccacgccccccccccgaCACCATGCTTTGATCATGCTCTCATATCTGGTTAATACCATATATGGATGTCCTGGCTCCTGCCTTGGCTGAGTCGAAGAGCCGTTATCTTGTTGATAGTGTTCTGACCTTTTCGTCTGTTATCCTGTTTGTCCCATCTAGTCTCTCCCTCCTGGAAGTTTCCTGACGCTCTGCGTCCTGGTTTTCAGCGATGCATCCTCTGACATCACTACACTAGCAGAGAATCCCCGGAAGTTCcatgaaggaaaaaaaacacagcacgAGCTCTGGACTCACATTAAAAGATATGTGAACTTGCTCATCCTCATTGCTAACAGGCAAGCTCATTTAACTGTTGGCAAAACTGAAAATTTTTTGATGCTCTGTCTCCAGAGTTCAAATGAACGGACCTCTCTCTTTTTCACTAACTggccttttttcttttttttaccgAGAGCATGTGATCAGTCATACTCTACTTTTTTGTGCTTGTCTGCATTTGTCCAGGCTGTGAATTATTTGAAGTGCTACTTTATGCACAATTTGAAAACTAAATAGTAAAACAAAGTCAAAATAATTTAAAGTGCTTGAATATGACCTCAGTAACTCAAGAACATTTTTAGTTTCACTATACACACACTTAGATCATAGACTTTATTCACTGCAATTCATTCACAGGGTAATGATTACATGCATGTGTGACATGATTAACATAACAATGACATTTCCATTATCCACCTAATGTGTAAGTTTGTAAGCAAGGTGTATAGTTCTCCAACACTGCTATGGATTGGGAGAAGGTTCCTGGTAAGATAGCCGCACCTCACTCTCCACCCCAATCTCATCCTGCTGATTTCATCACTTGTGGTTTTTAACAGGGAGAAATGTGCATCCTCGCAGCCCATTTATTACATTACGGGGCCTATTAAGACCTGGAAGGTCCTGCTTTAACTCTCAATTATAAATTAAGCTGTAGGGCTTTACCGTGTTTACGAGCTGAGGCCGTCATTGAATTTAATTTGAAATGGGATTCAGGTCGAAGTGGCTGTTCAGCAAACATACATAGTGCTCAGCCTTCCACCCCAATTAGCATCTCTGACAAAGACGCCTGGGGTCGGTTTAGGGAGTCTCGATCTGCACACGGTGCCATGTATAAAGACCAATTACACGGAGTTCAGTATACAGTATAAACACCTTCACCTAATGGATGAATGTGGTCTTGCCGACAAAAGGAAAACCTCTTGTCTCAGCAGTGAAATGTACTTATCTTTTATTATTCTCTATTTGGTGATGATAAATTTTCGAAACAAATGCGTCTTATGCTCTCTTACACGTGCACTCTTGCCGTCACCCTCGCATACTAAATCAAGCAGTAAAGTGTATTCACAATGATTCAGAGATCATTTTGAGACTATATTTTACACTTAACAGCTGAGGAGACCAAACAAAGACAGGACATAACTGTGGAAACGTGCACCTTAAACAGGTTGCTTTGTCGGTCGTGGTCTCCCATAGCTGTTTGGAGCCAGTCAGAGCACCACAGGAGTGGGGAGGAGGGCTTGTTTCCCTTTCCCTGTTGACGCAAAGTAATACTATCCAATCAAGGGCATCTGTCAGGCTAACGTAAACAGAAGCGAGACGTTAGCGCTCTCCTCCAAGTGCGTCCAGGTGCTTTGCGGCGTAGTGCAGGAGCTCTAAAGGATGTGGGGACTGTCGCACGCTGCCGGGCTGGAAGCCATCGTGGAATAAGGGGCACCAAAATAGGACCTGACAGCTGGCAATGACCTACAGCAGGAGAAAACGGGGCAAAACGAGCCGCAAGGTTTACGAAACCGATGCTCGTGGTCACCAGTTGCGTGACTTTGACGTTTTCACTAACTGCCCCAACTGTCAAGGTCTTTTCGAGCTATAAGCCCTAGATAACAGAACAGCAGTGAGCAATGCATTACAAATGAGATATTGCATTTACTGGATACAAGATCGAGGCCAAGCTTATCGTGAATAAACAGCATGAACCCATAAACAGCAAAGAGTGTGCGCAAGGTAGAGGAGCTCTCAAGATATATCCAGAGGCATGCTAAGGCAATGGCACCTTCCAAGGTGGGCTAGCGCTAGTCTAGCAAATAACCttaactgtttctgtttcagGTCAAACTGGCACGCTCACCCAGGAGCAGGAGAAGATGATATTTGAACTGCCTTTCAGGTCACATACGATCCATTCAAAAAAAGAAAGCATATGGTCCTGACGGGATCTGTGCTCcagttggagggaggggacagacAAGTGTGAGGTGCCTTCactcaccagatctcaaccaaTTGTCTGAGTGTTCTCTTGCCTCCAATACCGGCATCATACTGTATTGATGGTTTTCAAAAGGAACCAAGCAGCCAACGCTGATTGCTGGAGCTTTAAACAGCAGGTTGATCAATCTAATCTAATAGACTCCACGGCATCACGTAGCCACTTGCATATTCACAAATCGCACTTAAGACAATTACCACTGTACCTTGAGAACAGCTGAGATAAGGTTCATCAATCCCAgtcgttttttttctttcactgGTGAAAAGCCTTTCATCTAGAATTTAAGATTACGGGAAATAGCTAATGGGCTGGGAGTGGAACACAGACATGCAAAACATAGCGCAAGTCAAGGAACCTCAGAAGATTCCTGGTTCACCTGCCAGTTCAGTAAATGCGTCGTTAGATCACATCCCAACATTCAGCATCGTGAGCGTAACCTGAAGCCCAGAGCACATTTAAGCACAGACCATTCATACAGTTCAAACAGTAAGGTGCCATCACTGCAACCATGCAGAAATCTTCTAGCAGTGTTTATAACAGACAAACAAAGACATACAATCTAGAGATaacttcacccacacacacacacacacacatctacagacatcATAACCAATAGAAAAAATCTGCACATCTTCTATTGCACATTTCTCTGGCTGTGGGCACTCCCAGGAGAGGAAGCTCATCTCTGTAGCCCAAGGATATGGAATGGAGTCAGAGAAGGATGAATCTATTAAAGCATCCAGCCATCCAGGACACAGGTGCCTACCTTTTAGGACTAAGCCTGCTATATCTAACTTTACGGCTTAGGCTGGACAGCACTTGTTTGCTTCGAGCTTGAACTTGCGCTGACCTGTTAATTCTCAGACGTCTATGTTTAGCTGGACCCAATGCACAGTGGGTGTTCACTGCAGtcagctgtctgctctctctaCAGTGCTGGGATTCAGGGAAGTACATGAATGAGCGTTATCAAAGAAAAATTTAGATATTAGAGGGAAATTAATACCTTCATACATTTATTATGTCGGAATCCTTCATAGAGCTTGCTTGCCAATGTCACATTTTTCAGATTTTACATGCTCGCGAGaggtttaaaaaatgtaaaggtAACATAGACCTGCCGTAGAACTTTTGACATGCAGGACAGTCTTTCACTTTTAAACATGGGGGCAGGGGGGTATTTTATAAATTGTAAGTGGCTAGCCTACAAAATCAAATTAACTAAATAATTCAGTTCTGCTAATCCCCATTTGCGTACATTCAGCACTAAAGCCATTGACTGTTAGACACTTGAATGAAAGAGAGCCATGTGAAAAGTGCTAGGCCCAGTGTTCCTAGGCATTTAAGTTTGACAAGCAAGGAGTTTATGGTCTCAGTGGAAAAACCTAATAGAACACCACTTTCATCCTGATTTTTCTTGATCCGCCTCTCCTCAGTACTGCGTCTAactactgccccctggtggtatTTTACTGAAGCTGTACCTGGTCAACAcattcaagaaaaaaaaagactttgCACACAATACAAAAGGGCTGGGTATTATATTTAATGTTGTGTATTACACATTTAGGCTCTGCAGCAACAGTGACGGTCATGGCAACCTGACATAATCCACAAAGGTCTGCAACAAAATTCAATGCAGCCCAATTTATTAGTCAGTCAGCCACATTCTGCCTACGACACCCCATTCAtttaatcaaccaatcaaaCCGTGGACTTATTTAATCAGTTATGTCACGCTTGGTCACAGCACCATAACTGATTATGCCGAGCGAGCGGCCAAGAAACGGACTCGGACGTTGTGGTTCATATCAGGACAGAAGAGGTGCAGCCGTCCATTTTGTTGCCATTCCATTTATGAGGAGTTGGAAGACCTAGCGTCACATGTCCACGTGGGGACCACGTCCTTGGCACGTGTCCCACATTAGAGACTCAGGATGAAACGTCTGACCTGCTTCAGGTATTCTGGTTGGAGATAATCCTGCAACTCGTTTTTCCTCACCCATGCAAAAGTGTCCTGCACAGAGGAGCATCCGCCCCCCGAGAGCAGCGCCTTGAAGAAAAACACTTTGGCTCCCATCCTCTTCTCGCTGCGGACATTTTGGGGGAATTTGTATTTGTAAAAGCCGCAGGGGGCATTGCCAAGGAAGGTTGCCTTCAATTCTGCACCTACGCGAGTAAAGAAAGCAATAATGTACTTAAGATCAGAcatgttttaaaataattttagcaTCTAAATCAGACTGGAGCTTAGATATCACAGGATACTTTGGATATCAGGCCTCACTAACTTCAGTGGAAAGTCACTGGAAGTTAAAACTTCGGAGCTCCTGGTAGACTGGGCACGTaaagggaggaggagggagtgatACCTGGCAGACCGGCGAGGGCACGCTCAGCTGTCTGTCTCAGGGTCTCTCCTGCCTCCCACTGCAGCTGAGGAAGGAGCCACACGTCCCGACTGCCAACTTCCTGCTTCACCAGGAGCACCAAGCTGTCTGCTAGGAAGCGCTCGGAGGAGCTCACATTTGTGGCGTCAGTGGCTATGGAACgttcagagcacacacacaatgacaaaTTAGCATTCTGTGGTGGATTGAGGTCATACATGCTAATATAGAACAGCTAAACAGTGACATTCTGGGAAGATGAATGAGCATGTTGACATTACGGTTGTGATTTGAGGGCACATTCAGAAAAAGAAGAGCACACTGGAGTAGCTTCTCATACAGACATGCAAAATGCTTAAAATGGCTTTCAGTGGGAACTCCACAATTATACTAGTCTACGATAATTAAACGTTCGCACTGCCATTTAGTGGTGCTTATGTAACCTCCGGTAGAAATATCATTCACAACACACCGTTCATCCTTAAAGCCGGTTGAAACTGCTTCAGTTTTTGCTCCCAAGTGTCCTCCAGATCCTGGGCTGTGATGATGTCCTGGCCTGCATAGTCTTCCTCCTCGTCCAAGTCACCGTCAGCCCCCTGTCTACGACTCAGGCGACTGGCGTCCATCAGAAGCCGGATTTCGTGGTCTGAAAGCATGCTTTTCTCCTGCTCTATCTAGAATAACCCAGAAAGTAACCAAGAATGCATGGATTTAAATGTAATACTGATCGGTCTTTGAGATGTAAATGTGATGGTTTTGCACTAGACTAATACCAGGCAGAAATGTTTTATAAATAGTGTCCAGAAACGTGATgctaacaaataaaaacatgacTTCAATTACAGTTTACTACAAACATCCCTAAACATAAAAATGGAAGGAATTCTCCCATTTGTTCATTATCACTTACAAATGGATTTGCAATTGAAATGTAGCTTTCTGGGACAGATTGTACTTGACAAATAGTACCACTAGACCAGAGAAACAGATATAGACAGTCAGATGCATCTCATAAGATTTTAGCTCATGaaaatcttaacatcttcatgACAGCAGTTAATACCACACTATTCACAGCTTATCCAAAAAGATGACCAAGTTACAGCTAGACCCAAACACTGCAGCAAGAGAACAAACACCACAAAGTCTAACAttattacactggcttccaggCTCTTCAGGAAAGATTCTGAAATACAACTACTGATTTTTAAACCATTGTATGGATCAGCATCACCAGGTCCACAGAACGGCCTGTCTCTGTATGTTACTGTTCTTTAAGATCCAGTAATACATGCTTCCTTAAAATATAAGAAAAATGGTAAAATAGCATTTTGGAAGCAGCTAAGAAATTAGTTGACACTTTTCATGATAAACTTACATCCAATAGGAATACCACTGCATTTATTCACTTTTTACATTCTAACATCATCACTATTTTATTCTAATTACTGATGTTTGTTTTATACCATGTTATTTGGGTTCCTCTTATTTTTATATTCGTGCCgcctttttaaaatgtaaaccctttgtattttaatcttatgtgaagcactttaaactttatttatgtATAAAAGTGATATATAAACCCAGTCTGAGCCCAGTGTGAATGAGCTTTACCTGCTGCAGTAGGTCCGAGAACTGCTCCTCAATTGGAGTCCGCTCTTGAGATATAACTGGGAGCCTTTGTAAACACACTGACCCATATAGAGCCCATGGAGAAGGCGAATTTACAGTCTGGAGTTGCTGAGCGCTCCATCGCTGTGTACACGAAGAGACATCGCGTACGCCACCATTTAATGTCCCTTTTCTCCCGATTATTTGCCACAGCGGTCGAGAAGCAGACCTCCAACAGGGCGCCGCCATTTTGGTCTTACATGCGTTCCCACAATGCAATGGTCACGCTTAGGCGAACAGGCTATTAAATTGTTTGGTGGGTGAGGATAAATACAATCATTTCGTTTGAGAATAAATATAGATATAAGAATTGTCGTGCTAATTGTCGGATTTAGTTACAAAATCATATTTATACAGATCACTTTTAAATGTACTTGCTAGATTCAGATTGTCAATGAACAGGAACAAAAATCCTGACGGTGTGTTCCCTTTGACTTGAAGCGAATGTAACATTCCGGATACACATGGCCCTCAATGTCATGCCGTTGTGTAGGTAGCGCACTAGTAACTTCTTGATCTACAACCTATGACAAGAAAGATGTACAAAATAAATTCTACGTTATCGAATCTCACAAGATGCGTATATCGGCAGCTTCTTGAG from Brachyhypopomus gauderio isolate BG-103 chromosome 12, BGAUD_0.2, whole genome shotgun sequence includes the following:
- the mrpl46 gene encoding large ribosomal subunit protein mL46; this translates as MAAPCWRSASRPLWQIIGRKGTLNGGVRDVSSCTQRWSAQQLQTVNSPSPWALYGSVCLQRLPVISQERTPIEEQFSDLLQQIEQEKSMLSDHEIRLLMDASRLSRRQGADGDLDEEEDYAGQDIITAQDLEDTWEQKLKQFQPALRMNATDATNVSSSERFLADSLVLLVKQEVGSRDVWLLPQLQWEAGETLRQTAERALAGLPGAELKATFLGNAPCGFYKYKFPQNVRSEKRMGAKVFFFKALLSGGGCSSVQDTFAWVRKNELQDYLQPEYLKQVRRFILSL